In one Serinus canaria isolate serCan28SL12 chromosome 2, serCan2020, whole genome shotgun sequence genomic region, the following are encoded:
- the TIMM21 gene encoding mitochondrial import inner membrane translocase subunit Tim21: MPGILPRTLPASLGRGCLGRWLLATRGWALLGAGARSRSCSCLRWRHQPPLLLGAARRSFGTQAGGLKAAKSGGNSKDVSVQRALNEETLVSAAQKVKEAGRDFTYFIVVLVGIGVTGGLFYVIFKELFSSSSPNKIYGDALEKCRSHPEIIGGFGDSIKGYGEATRRGRRQHVSHIEYVKDGLKHMRLKFYIEGTESGKQGTVHVEVKENLETGRFEVRYIFVDVETYPRRTIVIEDNR; the protein is encoded by the exons ATGCCCGGCATTCTGCCCCGGACACTGCCCGCCTCCCTCGGGCGGGGCTGCCTGGGCCGCTGGCTGCTCGCCACTCGCGGGTGGGCGCTCCTGGGGGCCGGCGCCCGGTCCCggtcctgctcctgcctgcgGTGGCGGCACCAGCCCCCGCTGCTGCTCGGGGCCGCCCGTCGGAGCTTCGGGACGCAGGCGGGAGGGCTGAAAGCTGCAAAATCTGGCGGCAATAGCAAAGATGTGTCCGTGCAAAGGGCGCTCAACGAGGAAACGCTGGTGTCGGCGGCTCAGAAAG tgaaagaaGCTGGAAGAGACTTCACCTATTTTATTGTGGTGCTTGTTGGAATTGGTGTTacag GTGGTTTGTTCtatgtgatttttaaagagCTATTCTCTTCTTCTAGTCCCAATAAGATCTATGGAGATGCCTTGGAGAAATGCAGATCTCACCCTGAG ATAATTGGTGGTTTTGGTGACTCTATCAAAGGTTATGGAGAGGCAACAAGAAGAGGAAGACGACAGCATGTCAG TCACATTGAGTACGTAAAGGATGGACTGAAACACATGCGTTTGAAGTTCTATATTGAGGGCACTGAATCAGGGAAACAGGGAACAGTCCATGTGGAAGTCAAAGAG aatcTTGAAACAGGGAGATTCGAGGTTCGCTACATATTTGTGGATGTTGAGACCTATCCGAGAAGAACCATTGTCATAGAGGACAACAGATAG